CTGGAACTTCAAATTTAGTTTCTAAATAATCTTTTAGCTTAAGATTATTCCATTTTAAATGTGGAGAAAATATTGATGAACCATCTTTTGTATTTACTACACCATTAATCGCAAGACCTATACCTGATATATCATTTTTACCATATTTTTCTAGTAAAAATCCTATTTCATCAGTTAATAAAGTCTTTAATTTATCAGGTGCTTTGAATTGAAATTTTTTTCTTCTAGTTTCTATGATAGTTCCATCTATTTTACTAACAGAAATATCAATGAAACCTGAACCAAAATTAATTCCAATTACTTTTTTATATTCTGGATTAATTTTTAAAATTTTTCTTGGTCTACCACCTTTAGATGACAAAGTATCATCTTCTAAAACTAATAACTCATCCATAAGTTTTTTTATAGTCTTAGAAATTGCAGCAGGTGATATATTCAACTCAAGGGATAAATCCATTCTTGTCATACTTTGATTTTTAGATATTAATTCTAAAACCTCATATTCTGTATCGTTTAATCTTTTCATTAGTCTCCCTTTATATTAATATTATAATGTGTTTTTTTTTCTTTGCTTTCTTTTTTTTAAATTTTAGTACACTCTTTTTTAACTATATATTATATATACTATCATATATATAGTAAATACATACTTTATTATTAAGGAACTTTTTTTACTTTTCCATATAATCTTTGTTACCACTACGTCTTATTAAATATTTCAATCTACTAGAGACCATTTTTATCCCTACTTCATTATCTTTTCCACGAGGTATTATTACATCTGCATATCTTTTAGAAGGTTCTACAAATTCAAGATGCATAGGTTTTACAGTACTTATATATTGCTCTTTAACATTATCAAAACTTCTACCTCTTTCTTGTATATCTCTTTCCATCCTTCTAAGTAATCTAATATCATCATCTGTGTCAACAAAAATCTTCATATCTAATAAATTTCTTATTTTTTCTATAGCAAGTATTAATATACCTTCTACAATAATAATAGACTTTGAATCTATTCTTTCTGTCTCTTTAGTTCTGTTATGTTCAGCAAAATTATATATAGGTTTTTCAATACTTTGATGATTACTCAACATAATTATATGTTGTTCTAGTAAATCAAAATCAATAGAATTTGGATGATCATAATTTAATTTTACTCTTTCAGAGAAAGATAAATGATCATTTTTCTTATAATATGAATCCTGTTCAAGTAATACTACATCGTCTCCATTTTTCATTAAATCTTCTAATACTGCGTTAGCAACTGATGTTTTTCCACTACCAGTACCACCAGCTATTCCAATAATTATTGGTTTTTGCATATTTCCTCCTAAATAAAAAAAGCTTGTATAATACCAAGCTTTTTTTCCGAATTTACTATATTAACCCTAATAACTTAATTACCTCTATAGTATCTTTAGTTGATATTATTTTTTCTAAAATATCTTCTTCATATGAAAGTTTTGAAATTTTTTGTAATAAATCTAAATGTTCCTTCTTTGTATCTTCAGGTGCCGCTATCATAAAAAATAATTTTGATGGTTCTTCATCAAATGAATCAAAGTCTCTACCCTCTGGAACAATAGCTAAAGCTAAAGCTAATTTATTTATTGCTGGAGATTTTGCATGAGGAATTGCAATTCCATCCTGCATACCAGTAGAAGTTAAGTTTTCTCTTTCAATTAAGTCCTCTACAAAAACATCAAACATTCCATCATTAATGACATCTCCAGATTCTAAAAATAAGTGTGCCATTTCTTTAATAATATCTTCTTTTTTTTCAGATTTTAATCCAAAAATAATTCTATCTTTAGTTAAAAAATCAACTATTCTCATTTATTCATACCTCTTCAATTTTTTTTAAAATATCTTCTATTATTTTTTCATTACTAATTTCACTTAAATTGTATTCTACATAATCTTTATCTTTTTTAAACCATGTAACTTGTCTTTTAGCATAATTCCTACTCTTTTGTTTAAGTAAAGATATTGAATCTTCAAAATTCATATCACCAGAAAAATACATGAAAAGCTCCTTGTACCCTATTGCTTTTGTATTAGGATATTTTCTATACATTTCCTTTGCCTCTTCAAGCAACCCATTTTCTAACATAATATCTATTCTTTTATCAATTAAACCGTATAATTCTTCCCTATTTCTATTTAAAAATATCTTAAGGAATGTATAATCATTATTCTTAACATTTACATTAGTAATTTCACTAAATTTTTTCCCTGTAAGTAAACATACTTCAACAGCTCTTACTAATCTAGTTTTATTTTCTTTATCAATTTTATCATATGTTTCTTTATCAAGTTCTTTTAGTTTATCTAAAAGTTCTTCTTTATTCATTTCTTCCAATTTTTTTCTTAATTCTTCATCTTTTGCTGGAAGATTTGAAAAACCATCAGTAACAGATCTTAGATAAAGTCCTGTACCACCTACTAAAATATATATTTTTTTATTATCATTTAGTATTTTATTAACAGCTTTTTCATATTCTCCAACAGAATATTCTTCATCTGGATTTACTAAATCCAACATATGATGTTTTATTCCCTCTTTTTCTTCTTCTGTAATTTTTGCAGTTCCAACATTCATCTCTTTATATATTTGCATAGAATCAGCTGAAATAATTTCAGCATTCAAAATTTTTGCAAGCTTTATTGAAAGAGAAGTTTTACCAACACCAGTTGGACCAGCTATTACTATAGCTCTATTGCACATAAGTAAATTCATATCCTGCAATAATTATAGTATCTCCTTCAACTACACCATGACTTTCAAGAACTTTTTCCATACCTAGTTTTCTCATTATTTGTAAGAATTGTATTATTCCTTCTTCTCCTAATAATACATATTTTCTTAATACATTATCAACTATTTGTCCTTTAAGTTCATATACTTCATCATCAAGTTTTTCAACTATCCAATCATCTTGTTTTCTCACTAAGTCAGGTAAAACTAAATCTAAGTCAGCTTCTTCTTCTATTACTTCACGTTCAGTATTTTTAACTAAATTCCAAACACGGTTAACTAATTCTTTAAGATTTTCTCCAGTAAGTATAGAACCAAAAACTATATTTTCTTCTTTAATCCCATGCTTTACTAATTCTTTCTTAAATTCAGCTATTTTTTCTTCCTTTTCATCAAATACCATATCCAATTTATTTGCAAAAACAATCTGCTCTTTCTTTGATAATCTTTCTGAAAATTTAAATAACTCGTTATTTATCTTTTCAAAATCTTCTATGGGTTCTCTTCCTTCTATACCAGAGATATCTACTATATGAACTATAGTTTTACATCTTTGTATATGTTTTAAAAATCTATCTCCAAGTCCAACACCTTCATGTGCCCCTTCAATTAATCCAGGAATATCAGCTATTACAAAACTTTCTTCATCACTAATTCTTACAACACCTAATTTTGGTTTTAAAGTAGTAAAGTGATATTCAGCAACTTTTGAATTAGCAGCAGATACCTTGTTTATAAAGCTTGACTTACCTACACTTGGATAACCTACTAAGGCTACATCTGCTAATAGTTTTAATTCAAGCTTAATCTTTAATTCCATTCCTTCTCTACCAGATTCAGCTATTTTAGGTGCTTTTCTAACAGATGATTTAAAATGAATATTTCCACGTCCACCATCTCCACCTTTTAATAAAACAACTTCTTCATTTGGTACATCTAAATCTACTAATAATTTATCAGTTTCATAATCTCTTATCATAGTACCTACGGGAACTTTAATAATACAATTTTTACCTGATGCTCCTTTACATCTAGCTCCTGAACCTTTTTGTCCATCTTCAGCTTCGAACATTTTTATAGTTTTAAAATCAACTAAGGTATTTATATTAGGATCAGCAATAAAAATTACATCTCCACCTTTACCACCATCTCCTCCGTCTGGTCCTCCAAATTGAACAAATTTTTCACGACGAAAAGTGGCGGCACCATCTCCACCCTTACCAGATTTTACTGTTATTATACTTTCATCTATAAACATCTATTCTATTTCTTCTCCATTCTTTAATAGATTATCTACTTCAACACCTTCAGGTATTGAAATAAATACTTTATCAGAAACAAAAACTGTTTTACCAGACATAGCACGAGTTGCACCACTTAATATGTCTATCATTCTTTGTCCTTCTTCTCTATTTAAACCATCTAAGTTAAAAGTAATTATAGCTTTACTTTTAATTAAATCAACAAATCTTGTAGTTTCATTCATATTTTTTGGTCTTATAGCTATAAATTTCATATCTGTTTCCTCTCTTTTTATTTTTTTATTATCTTTTTTAAATAATGTAATTCCACTTGTTTCATTTTGAGTATCAACAACACTTTGTTCTTCTACATACTCTTCCTCTAAATCATCACTACCGAACAATTTTTTTAAAAAGCTCATGGTTACCTCCATTTTTTGTATTTATTTTAATTATACTATTATTTTAATTGTTTGTAAAGAAGTAAAAACCTAAATTAAAATAGTAAGTGTCCAAAAATGAACCTAAAAAAATGGGATATACAATACAATCATAAATGACCAAATTCATTAAAAGGAAGTGTATCCCCATAACTAATAATAACACAAAAATAAAAAATAATAAAAAGGTAAATTACAAGCATTTAAATTAAGATGATAAAGTCATCATAGAATACGATTTAAAAATCTTTTTATAACATTTTAAAAGAATATCTAAAATTTCAAATAAATCTCTTAGAACAATAAAAAAGGAAATAGATACAAGAGGATATCATTAATAAGAAAATTACTCTCAAAATTGAAAATAATGACTATTTAATTAAAAATATTGTTAAATTAAGATATAAGTATGAAATAGATTTTACAGTTCAAACACTATAAAATTACATACATAGTGGATTTTTTATTGAATATGGTTACAAG
This is a stretch of genomic DNA from Streptobacillus felis. It encodes these proteins:
- a CDS encoding cell division protein SepF, which encodes MSFLKKLFGSDDLEEEYVEEQSVVDTQNETSGITLFKKDNKKIKREETDMKFIAIRPKNMNETTRFVDLIKSKAIITFNLDGLNREEGQRMIDILSGATRAMSGKTVFVSDKVFISIPEGVEVDNLLKNGEEIE
- the obgE gene encoding GTPase ObgE, translated to MFIDESIITVKSGKGGDGAATFRREKFVQFGGPDGGDGGKGGDVIFIADPNINTLVDFKTIKMFEAEDGQKGSGARCKGASGKNCIIKVPVGTMIRDYETDKLLVDLDVPNEEVVLLKGGDGGRGNIHFKSSVRKAPKIAESGREGMELKIKLELKLLADVALVGYPSVGKSSFINKVSAANSKVAEYHFTTLKPKLGVVRISDEESFVIADIPGLIEGAHEGVGLGDRFLKHIQRCKTIVHIVDISGIEGREPIEDFEKINNELFKFSERLSKKEQIVFANKLDMVFDEKEEKIAEFKKELVKHGIKEENIVFGSILTGENLKELVNRVWNLVKNTEREVIEEEADLDLVLPDLVRKQDDWIVEKLDDEVYELKGQIVDNVLRKYVLLGEEGIIQFLQIMRKLGMEKVLESHGVVEGDTIIIAGYEFTYVQ
- a CDS encoding PTS sugar transporter subunit IIA, which gives rise to MRIVDFLTKDRIIFGLKSEKKEDIIKEMAHLFLESGDVINDGMFDVFVEDLIERENLTSTGMQDGIAIPHAKSPAINKLALALAIVPEGRDFDSFDEEPSKLFFMIAAPEDTKKEHLDLLQKISKLSYEEDILEKIISTKDTIEVIKLLGLI
- the miaA gene encoding tRNA (adenosine(37)-N6)-dimethylallyltransferase MiaA, encoding MCNRAIVIAGPTGVGKTSLSIKLAKILNAEIISADSMQIYKEMNVGTAKITEEEKEGIKHHMLDLVNPDEEYSVGEYEKAVNKILNDNKKIYILVGGTGLYLRSVTDGFSNLPAKDEELRKKLEEMNKEELLDKLKELDKETYDKIDKENKTRLVRAVEVCLLTGKKFSEITNVNVKNNDYTFLKIFLNRNREELYGLIDKRIDIMLENGLLEEAKEMYRKYPNTKAIGYKELFMYFSGDMNFEDSISLLKQKSRNYAKRQVTWFKKDKDYVEYNLSEISNEKIIEDILKKIEEV
- the udk gene encoding uridine kinase, encoding MQKPIIIGIAGGTGSGKTSVANAVLEDLMKNGDDVVLLEQDSYYKKNDHLSFSERVKLNYDHPNSIDFDLLEQHIIMLSNHQSIEKPIYNFAEHNRTKETERIDSKSIIIVEGILILAIEKIRNLLDMKIFVDTDDDIRLLRRMERDIQERGRSFDNVKEQYISTVKPMHLEFVEPSKRYADVIIPRGKDNEVGIKMVSSRLKYLIRRSGNKDYMEK